One Alicyclobacillus acidoterrestris DNA window includes the following coding sequences:
- a CDS encoding S53 family peptidase yields the protein MKRNILFATETDVNQGKGYFPQDIRRLYNIPSNLTGSGQSIGILEFSNGYSINDAKQFWSQHGIQVANVAFVSVDGTRNDGGRSPDDEEASLDLQWAGAIAPGAKLIVYEANAGQTFETFADAVIASLKYVLNDTTHNPSVLSISYGDAESSFDQDALTQIADLIEQLSQKGVTVCISSGDQGAYGMHDTRGVPERHADAPASVPFAVAVGGTHLNPDGTETAWTYNGPQNGGATGGGFSDVFPKPSYQSSFNSTGRGLPDISFNADPASGYQIIFQGQNAIVGGTSVSCPVFAGIVALLNERRAQLGKGPVKNLTSLLYTNYHSIPYRDITVGNNSFNGVTGYQAAPGWDACTGFGSIDASAFIEYVAQLDDTPVTSAPAVGSMRSDQAPSVLPKSTSKCPVVRVLATIHKVEADALVHGVHHHQLLLRDVHVLAIRGADPSIVKGYAFVAIRYGDDEGLSGPIPDLKAGRSIELQGEYIPQNDAYPSVGNPGDPVIHFVHHPVGFVEYEGKTYQ from the coding sequence ATGAAGCGAAACATTCTGTTTGCCACCGAAACAGACGTCAATCAGGGAAAGGGTTACTTCCCGCAAGACATTCGTCGCTTGTACAATATACCAAGCAACCTAACAGGTAGCGGCCAAAGTATCGGTATCCTCGAATTCTCAAATGGATACAGTATCAACGACGCAAAGCAGTTCTGGTCACAACACGGTATCCAGGTTGCGAATGTCGCTTTCGTCTCCGTAGACGGAACCCGCAATGACGGGGGGCGCAGCCCGGACGATGAAGAGGCGTCGCTGGATTTGCAGTGGGCTGGCGCTATCGCCCCAGGTGCGAAGCTGATTGTCTATGAGGCCAACGCGGGGCAGACGTTCGAGACATTTGCCGATGCCGTGATCGCAAGTCTCAAGTACGTACTCAACGATACCACACACAACCCCTCCGTCCTGTCCATTTCATACGGTGACGCCGAGTCGTCCTTCGACCAGGACGCACTCACACAAATCGCCGACTTGATTGAACAACTGAGCCAAAAGGGCGTTACGGTATGCATCTCATCCGGAGACCAGGGCGCATACGGCATGCACGATACGCGCGGAGTGCCTGAGCGGCACGCGGACGCACCCGCATCTGTGCCATTTGCTGTAGCCGTCGGCGGAACGCACCTCAACCCAGATGGAACCGAAACGGCCTGGACGTACAACGGACCACAAAATGGCGGCGCCACAGGTGGCGGATTCAGTGACGTCTTTCCAAAGCCCAGCTATCAATCGTCCTTTAACAGCACAGGCCGAGGGTTACCCGACATCTCGTTCAACGCAGACCCTGCGAGTGGTTACCAAATTATCTTCCAAGGGCAAAATGCCATTGTCGGCGGCACTTCCGTGTCCTGCCCGGTATTTGCAGGCATTGTGGCCCTGCTCAACGAGCGGCGTGCACAACTTGGAAAAGGGCCAGTTAAAAATCTCACATCGCTACTCTACACGAATTACCATTCCATCCCGTACCGGGATATCACCGTCGGAAACAATTCGTTCAACGGTGTAACCGGATATCAAGCAGCGCCTGGATGGGATGCGTGCACGGGCTTTGGATCCATCGACGCCAGCGCATTCATCGAGTACGTAGCGCAACTCGACGATACACCTGTCACGTCCGCACCAGCGGTTGGTTCCATGCGTTCAGACCAGGCACCGTCCGTATTGCCAAAGTCCACATCCAAGTGTCCGGTGGTTCGCGTACTGGCGACGATTCACAAAGTGGAAGCCGATGCACTCGTCCATGGCGTGCACCATCACCAACTGTTATTGCGCGACGTCCACGTACTCGCAATTCGCGGAGCGGACCCAAGCATCGTCAAGGGATATGCGTTTGTGGCCATCCGCTATGGCGACGACGAAGGGCTGTCCGGACCGATACCAGATCTCAAAGCGGGGCGCTCCATCGAGCTCCAAGGTGAATATATCCCGCAGAATGACGCTTACCCAAGCGTCGGAAATCCGGGTGATCCGGTGATTCACTTCGTCCATCACCCTGTTGGCTTTGTCGAATACGAGGGAAAGACATATCAATAA